One Onthophagus taurus isolate NC chromosome 11, IU_Otau_3.0, whole genome shotgun sequence genomic window carries:
- the LOC111422088 gene encoding uncharacterized protein — protein MSLTGEPAQLLKNISVTGDNFSRSWQILIDRYENRRLLIETQLSILFSARAVKSDSSSELKRLVGEIKEAFGALKVLKCPIQHWDYILVYLIVRKLDTDAVKEWERSIGNHRDPSTFDELEDFLMNRIHTLEAVENLQSSRKVHSISMGSKVSSVKAHNASSPVNGCVMCNSAHYISSCPAYLSKSPAERQDFVISRKLCFNCLGSHTVNKCRVSKRCRVCRKSHHTSLHDAPRRSTSTRIQSSVEPSKSGTVFAPIQEQPSITANDLTVSNHLLHSHHIHAPVLLATALVRIESSRGHSVIVRALIDQGSEVSFITESLVQQLQLPRKSASIPISGIGSQRTSISNGIVTIQLSSQFNPFLSFNEEALILPKLTAYLPQKYSAQLPIDLLNLPLADSDISSSKRIDLILGVSLYSKILQNGVKRSSDGSLIAQQTAFGWILSGVLSNQSQSNFNPYGFQCSIDREFADLMQKFWTIEEESSSKLCLSTYEIDCEKHFVNSHSRDSSGRFIVRLPFRKSPRELGNSYMIAVKTFSRSELRFARDESFKTAYSKFMREYLDLNHMRPVTVPVESPNFYLPHHGVIRESSTTTKLRVVFNGSQKTSSGLSLNDCLHTGPKLQSELVDVLLRWRRHPVAFACDLEKMYRQIDVHQDDWQFQRIVWRENPSEPLQSYDLTTVTYGLSCAPYLAIRCIRQLAEEHVEEQPLGSSALFRDTYVDDIISGANDIDEVQELIFQLNRVLTAGGFLARKWISNVSKALAYVPSDLLSDTETLCVQDDNSPRALGILWNNSTDDFLFCFNNDDFDFRELTKRKVLSFIARLFDPLGWLSPIIVTAKIFMQNLWTCNLEWNEILPHDLSLQWNEYANSFQTCPVIRIPRWLGITRDCSSIELHGFADASTSAFGAVVYLRVSRADDVRVSLLFSKTKVAPLKRVTIPRLELCAAVLLVRLIKRVRATLDFNEVPTFLWSDSTVALSWICSHPSRWKDFVRNRVTEIQELSHVHWRYVPTKENPADLSSRGVSVTKLEAETLWWNGPSWLRSPPSEWPSLRTNSDAKEIPEARSVHTSNTATAMKKGWDLKLKYSSLNKLLRVTAWYILSPDELNDSLMFWVRECQQLHFSDEIQILTDGRVVPRSSSLFRLSPFIDGKGFLRVTGRLRFSNLDWNEKHPIILPKDSPITILLIDKHHRATLHGGTQLTLSSIRRHFWIVGGRVPVRSFIHRCMICAKQRAVISQQLMGQLPPSRVISSRPFLHTGVDYAGPFHLKYLRGRGSKTYKGYLILFVCLATSAVHLEVATDYSTSGFLAAYKRFSGRRGISECLYSDCGTNLVGADRELRSMFSATSKEWKEMASLLSSDGTRWKFNPPGAPHFGGKWEAGVKSVKGHLRKIVGSTLLTYEEFNTVLIQIEAVLNLRPLCSISDDPNNFDVLTPAHFLIGNALTVVPEPSVFDEKISRLSRWQLLRRMVEDFWKIWEKFYLQSMQNATKWFNQQNLPQIGQLVLIRDERLPPAKWSLARILQIHSGADGHARVATLKTANSTLVRPFAKLSILPYCTN, from the exons CTCGTATATTTAATCGTACGAAAATTAGATACAGACGCCGTTAAAGAATGGGAGAGATCGATTGGAAATCATCGCGATCCGTCAACGTTCGATGAGCTTGAAGACTTTCTGATGAACCGTATTCACACCTTGGAAGCTGTCGAAAATCTTCAATCTAGCCGTAAAGTGCATTCCATTTCAATGGGTTCTAAAGTCTCTAGTGTAAAAGCTCATAATGCTTCTTCTCCTGTAAATGGTTGTGTTATGTGCAACTCAGCGCATTACATTTCGTCATGTCCGGCTTACCTTTCAAAAAGCCCGGCAGAACGGCAAGATTTTGTGATATCCCGGAAATTATGTTTCAATTGTCTTGGTTCACATACCGTCAACAAATGTCGCGTTTCTAAACGATGTCGTGTTTGTCGCAAATCTCACCATACGTCTCTTCACGACGCGCCACGACGCTCAACTTCAACTAGAATACAATCTTCAGTTGAACCTTCAAAGTCAGGAACAGTTTTCGCGCCCATACAAGAACAACCGAGCATCACCGCTAATGACTTAACCGTATCGAATCATCTTTTACATTCGCACCACATTCATGCTCCGGTACTGTTGGCTACAGCTTTAGTACGGATTGAATCATCGCGTGGACATTCCGTCATCGTTCGAGCCCTTATTGATCAAGGATCCGAAGTTTCTTTCATCACCGAGTCACTTGTACAACAGCTTCAACTTCCACGAAAATCAGCAAGTATTCCTATTTCCGGAATTGGTTCGCAACGTACAAGTATTTCAAACGGAATTGTTACAATTCAATTAAGTTCGCAATTCAATCCATTTCTTTCATTCAACGAAGAAGCGTTAATATTGCCGAAATTAACCGCTTatttacctcaaaaatattctgCTCAGTTACCGATTGACCTACTGAATTTACCGTTAGCCGATTCAGATATCTCATCATCAAAAAGAATTGATTTGATTCTTGGTGTGAGTTTATATTctaaaattcttcaaaatggTGTTAAACGAAGCAGTGATGGTTCTTTGATTGCTCAGCAAACCGCGTTTGGATGGATTCTTTCCGGCGTACTGTCGAATCAATCACAATCAAACTTCAACCCGTATGGATTTCAGTGTTCGATAGATCGTGAATTCGCGGATTTAATGCAAAAGTTCTGGACGATAGAAGAAGAATCAAGTTCTAAGCTGTGTTTATCTACCTACGAAATTGATTGTGAAAAACATTTCGTCAATTCACATTCGCGTGACAGCTCTGGACGTTTTATTGTTCGTTTACCATTTCGAAAGTCTCCGCGTGAATTGGGAAATTCTTATATGATCGCTGTTAAGACTTTTTCTCGTTCCGAGTTAAGATTCGCGCGGGATGAAAGCTTCAAGACGGCGTATAGCAAATTTATGCGCGAATATCTCGATTTAAATCATATGCGTCCCGTTACAGTGCCAGTCGAATCACCCAACTTCTATCTTCCGCATCACGGGGTGATTCGCGAATCTAGTACGACTACTAAGCTTCGTGTCGTGTTTAACGGATCACAAAAAACATCATCTGGATTATCGTTAAACGATTGTCTTCATACTGGTCCGAAACTTCAAAGTGAACTTGTTGACGTTCTTCTAAGGTGGAGACGCCATCCCGTCGCGTTCGCGTGTGACTTAGAGAAAATGTATCGTCAAATTGACGTTCATCAAGATGACTGGCAGTTTCAACGAATCGTCTGGCGTGAAAATCCTTCGGAACCTCTTCAAAGTTACGACCTGACAACGGTAACGTACGGACTTTCATGCGCACCATATCTAGCAATTCGTTGTATTCGACAGTTAGCAGAAGAACATGTTGAAGAGCAGCCTCTCGGTTCTTCTGCTCTTTTTCGCGACACTTACGTGGACGATATCATTTCCGGTGCTAATGACATTGATGAAGTTCAAGAATTAATCTTTCAATTAAATCGAGTTTTAACGGCGGGCGGTTTCCTAGCGCGAAAGTGGATTTCAAATGTTTCAAAAGCGCTCGCATATGTTCCTTCAGACCTTCTATCCGATACAGAAACGTTGTGCGTTCAAGATGACAATTCCCCTCGCGCATTGGGTATTCTTTGGAACAATTCGACCGATGACtttctattttgttttaataatgacGATTTTGACTTCCGAGAACTTACTAAGCGTAAAGTTCTATCATTCATTGCGCGTTTATTCGACCCCCTCGGGTGGCTTTCTCCGATCATTGTAACTGCGAagatttttatgcaaaatttgTGGACTTGCAATCTCGAATGGAACGAAATCCTTCCGCATGACCTTTCTCTTCAATGGAACGAATACGCTAACTCTTTTCAAACGTGTCCGGTAATTCGCATTCCGAGATGGCTTGGAATTACTCGCGATTGTTCTTCGATTGAATTGCACGGGTTCGCGGATGCTTCGACTAGTGCCTTTGGTGCGGTAGTGTATCTTCGCGTTTCAAGAGCTGATGATGTTCGCGTTTCTcttcttttttctaaaacgaaaGTGGCACCTCTTAAACGCGTAACCATTCCGCGACTTGAATTGTGCGCCGCCGTGTTGTTAGTTCGGTTGATAAAACGCGTTCGGGCAACACTGGATTTCAACGAAGTTCCAACTTTTCTATGGAGCGATTCTACGGTGGCACTTTCCTGGATCTGCAGTCATCCTTCAAGATGGAAAGATTTCGTCCGGAATAGAGTAACAGAAATTCAGGAGCTTTCTCATGTTCATTGGCGCTACGTTCCGACGAAAGAAAACCCAGCCGATTTGTCTTCCCGTGGAGTTTCAGTGACGAAACTTGAAGCCGAAACGTTATGGTGGAATGGACCGTCTTGGCTTCGCTCACCACCCTCAGAATGGCCATCTCTTCGGACCAATTCGGATGCCAAAGAAATTCCAGAAGCACGTTCTGTCCATACATCCAACACCGCAACTGCTATGAAAAAAGGATGggatttaaagttgaaatattCGTCGTTGAACAAGCTTCTGCGAGTCACTGCTTGGT ACATACTTTCTCCTGATGAACTGAACGACTCTTTAATGTTCTGGGTGCGCGAGTGTCAACAACTTCATTTCTCGGACGAAATTCAAATTCTAACGGACGGCCGTGTAGTGCCGCGTTCAAGTTCTCTTTTCCGACTTTCTCCGTTCATAGACGGTAAAGGTTTTCTACGAGTGACCGGTCGCCTTCGATTTTCAAATTTGGATTGGAATGAGAAGCATCCAATCATCCTTCCAAAAGATTCGCCAATTACGATTCTTCTGATCGACAAACATCATCGAGCTACGTTGCATGGAGGAACTCAACTAACTTTATCTTCAATCCGACGCCATTTCTGGATCGTTGGAGGGCGAGTACCTGTCCGTTCGTTCATTCATCGATGTATGATTTGTGCGAAACAACGAGCAGTCATCAGCCAGCAGTTGATGGGCCAACTTCCGCCTTCAAGAGTCATATCATCCCGCCCGTTTCTACACACCGGTGTTGATTACGCCGGACCTTTTCATCTGAAGTATCTTCGAGGACGTGGTAGTAAGACGTATAAAGGTTATCTTATTCTGTTTGTTTGTTTAGCCACTTCAGCCGTCCATTTAGAAGTGGCCACAGATTATTCAACTTCAGGATTTCTTGCTGCGTACAAGCGATTTTCCGGAAGAAGAGGTATCAGTGAATGCCTCTACAGCGACTGTGGCACGAATCTTGTTGGAGCTGACCGTGAGCTGCGTTCCATGTTTTCCGCAACGTCCAAAGAATGGAAAGAAATGGCTAGTCTCTTGAGCAGCGACGGCACCCGATGGAAGTTCAATCCTCCCGGAGCACCACATTTCGGTGGAAAGTGGGAGGCCGGAGTAAAATCCGTTAAAGGCCATCTTCGAAAAATTGTCGGATCTACACTTCTTACGTATGAAGAATTCAACACCGTTTTGATTCAAATTGAGGCCGTGCTAAATTTAAGACCTCTATGTTCAATATCTGACGATCcgaacaattttgatgttctGACTCCGGCTCACTTTCTCATCGGTAACGCTCTCACCGTTGTTCCGGAGCCGTCCGTCTTCGATGAAAAGATATCGAGACTCTCTCGATGGCAGCTTCTTCGTCGTATGGTCGAAGATTTCTGGAAGATTTGGGAAAAGTTTTACTTACAATCCATGCAGAACGCTACGAAATGGTTCAATCAACAAAATCTTCCTCAAATTGGACAGCTTGTACTCATTCGAGATGAAAGATTACCTCCGGCGAAATGGTCTCTAGCAAGAATTCTTCAAATTCATTCCGGTGCCGATGGCCACGCTCGTGTCGCAACGCTCAAAACCGCAAATTCAACGCTTGTTCGTCCGTTCGCTAAGTTAAGCATTTTGCCATATTGTACAAATTAG